Proteins encoded together in one Montipora foliosa isolate CH-2021 unplaced genomic scaffold, ASM3666993v2 scaffold_426, whole genome shotgun sequence window:
- the LOC137988753 gene encoding contactin-1-like, with product MELRFIPSKGCSIAPPKRDASLNNDSMSVLFHSTLQLKCIERGDPEPNVTWTKNGTQVANNNTLVITNVTFKDAGQYGCVAKNRAGNVSGKIWIDVIVYPVVDVYPRNQTVPEGKTTNISCKAKGEPRPKLSWKFDEGELPPTAVIKNTSDGSLLQFPNTTKRMEGRYKCKATNEAGEEHSTSTLHVLEKPTVVITGESYQRKLEGDKLTLTCKTQDPTSQIKWTINTDFRGKNANITKNGDRSILIIESVKVSDSGEYICKAKNAAGTASSSVYVEVREWYYIVGPVSAVAVTAFIAWYLCKRRTRGSSEQINDMSAECVRSACKL from the exons ATGGAGTTGAGGTTCATTCCATCAAAAGGCTGTAGCATAG cTCCTCCTAAGCGAGACGCTTCTCTTAATAACGACTCTATGTCTGTGTTGTTTCActctacattacaattaaaatgTATTGAGAGAGGAGACCCAGAACCAAACGTCACCTGGACTAAGAATGGAACTCAAGTTGCCAATAACAACACTCTTGTTATCACAAATGTGACTTTCAAAGACGCTGGCCAATATGGATGTGTTGCAAAGAACAGGGCAGGAAATGTCAGCGGCAAAATTTGGATTGACGTAATAG TGTATCCTGTGGTTGATGTTTATCCAAGAAACCAAACAGTTCCTGAGGGAAAAACAACCAACATCAGTTGCAAAGCCAAAGGAGAGCCACGTCCAAAATTATCCTGGAAATTTGATGAGGGAGAGCTTCCCCCAACTGCTGTCATTAAGAATACTTCGGACGGGTCTCTACTCCAGTTTCCAAATACTACAAAACGGATGGAGGGAAGGTATAAGTGTAAGGCTACAAACGAGGCCGGTGAAGAACATTCCACGTCTACTCTTCATGTGTTAG AAAAGCCAACTGTCGTGATCACTGGAGAGTCTTACCAAAGGAAACTGGAAGGTGACAAGCTTACTCTGACTTGCAAGACCCAAGACCCAACATCACAAATAAAATGGACAATAAACACTGATTTTAGGGGTAAAAACGCCAACATTACTAAGAATGGGGACAGGAGTATCCTCATTATCGAGAGTGTCAAGGTTTCTGACAGTGGCGAATATATTTGCAAAGCCAAGAATGCAGCAGGCACTGCATCCTCGTCTGTTTATGTAGAAGTTAGAG AGTGGTACTATATTGTCGGCCCAGTATCTGCTGTTGCAGTAACAGCATTCATCGCCTGGTACCTTTGCAAACGACGCACAAGGG GATCTAGTGAACAGATAAATGACATGTCAGCAGAGTGTGTAAGAAGTGCATGTAAGCTTTAA